In the Syngnathus scovelli strain Florida chromosome 16, RoL_Ssco_1.2, whole genome shotgun sequence genome, one interval contains:
- the LOC125984241 gene encoding retinoic acid-induced protein 1 isoform X2 has protein sequence MQSFRERAGGYHSNQPCYQQEPHELSRLETYRQHPHHAHPQLPHPGPGPHPGPGPGLSRSAYDARSLVNTTSMSAAAGAGTAGAPKDCYSHPAYPGFPVNSGNGNGGSAPSQAKKKVPKFPPPSSGHPLQGHGGYSNHMGPGTYSAQYMSGGHLQHKWEDPAQLTSYEHEMVGRLEAGGPPAPNSSQYMDQNMLGHSQTQCPQASYPSPHQQSHQSNPSPLMYPQSHLHYPQPSPSPSPYIEKCSPMPPCYKSYSVPPSSQYGRQMSGLGNLKQGAYRASQNSYSYQHSRGYEPQPPLQAMSNPQEAHPNPKYQHFSQPQANYCLSELSVRSPEQYYQTCSPSSSHSPARSLGRSPSYSSTPSPLMTNPESFQYGQPPITPGAALSSSSSSTGHQEHGASNTMLLPPRSHPSPSVPHAAAHSFTNALPGPSVKERFSEKLLSNPSLWSLNALTSQVENISNNVQQLLLSETLVANKKASKRNSGGSSSSSGSAASLKKGEGYKSPYSESAGSLSGGPAQDLYSNVQHPRMPMELHEGGYSSSSDEQLERSFYYRNQGRSPAQPANNSHINVDTMSSCSMTSPDDVSTRSGDSGLHNFTPDPIRCQSMQEDGAPVKSVAEGSITVPSPVKPDTDSSSDIQRISQPVKENFEESAWTEKSTEQEVETRPKTPDYEIDACVAKLTEKGEKWSDESKCSFLYNQVNKNKDFCYAETPYEAVRRKYEPDSLEQSPAACSDLSHHFGQEIKEAYKSESSIASESSLKMLPFHPASDLEQDQYSTEKEDSSDNTPQSEALEQDNSRKTESKQSLEKDQQEEENRRPEADFDEPTQRALSPPPSDEVRNEPVEEENGGQSVNSDIMKNRHGAEKPSADLCARTEKRPEFHGDHELAGVPAHPNVVTAPDASSRESAIGDTAPQPQSAMPVFSALNDKTTATPAQSRDHMDHSDAKVLEPDSPQLPGKSILPSAPSWADTPPSPKKGDEDMEPGLSCSSAVTPLAKPEPVAPSAQPRAFGRKHTRGRRKTMLSGVAIRRQLSMERDQEKERDGEPLASENACRPSAKMMLFPDQTELAHQESIVSQTSTMLAEGLRSRMCTRSFNAADFSPKGEDHLKRKPGPKPGSKPALKNGSKPGPKPAAKPGPKLALKPGPKAGLKSGLKDVPSTPDPAEKIESPGKRKAGLKPGPKPISKPGFESEEALPAVKAPVGRPKGSVSRAKQTRQEEIILTEPQGRGRKNIKATLSQINQDIKVINRDQKSPDDIKAQENDSKNMTLRSRKPPQAKEKEKNLHEDVVTTQSGTIECSEKVEVQPNPHMVKKTTTKAPALLPAENSEELLPLTYQSAMDPSLVPLKKKRGPKPKAKALQLPEQVVSAPQEGPRRKRGPTTTEPALPYPTKHIPESDQGDVPPLPAQCPARTKVLPPRKGRGLKYEAMVQKITSPSSKKYLQTPQTDVNLNGEATTKDFAPHAVVLTAIPVNGTEMMESEVKNRQAVAKHLDGIARKEVKRESDTQEISRETQEWRQEEDANDQGPMCNVQRAMGAQVDLGPRGDWTQQAKALDLPPPKSSKRKQWAMVESTDASVVALEASELIVTVPRAAKQRAIKNNHEMHLKQKRKRKAQPEETQTAKEIKVEPTEQQDAIAEETTMPLEEPRLPIAPDDIKECPEVNGAEVLQKSKRGRKPFAHAAKRKRGMEETSDKPLKVYKKPGPKPGMKDALEVIEAVVRAAGCEAEKLQTQTDKRDEEHKDGVVGPVLTISDKQAESISVRRVRTRPIQHQQPQQQQQQQQQQQQQQQQSFCPYVRMNNSRDFPSWCAIVNKPEDVHVFQRRRKKGILRMKNPFTVAKVVPHTAAMLQGPAFNPDLTGRRLTCCLCAKPSNYRDLGDLCGPYYAEDGLPRKLLTAEPAVSLGRRSGKADLDEGSEEPRASSKAVEEVKEGDNARESRSARRRRRPYGRADGKDRTGLPPRISLRERLKRMSRLQDGPCANQEGWLRRLQDEAEASEHWAHENCAIWTKGVIVLAGRLYGLKEAAANSAQTSCHKCQTAGASLTCCWRSCSRKYHYACAKETGCTFHEDDFSIKCPKHEDL, from the exons ATGCAGTCCTTCCGTGAGCGCGCCGGTGGTTACCACAGCAACCAACCCTGCTACCAGCAGGAGCCCCACGAATTATCCCGCCTGGAGACGTACCGACAACACCCGCATCATGCCCACCCTCAGCTACCCCACCCGGGGCCTGGTCCGCATCCAGGCCCGGGCCCGGGGCTCTCAAGGTCAGCCTATGACGCCCGCTCACTGGTGAACACTACAAGCATGTCTGCAGCTGCAGGAGCAGGAACTGCAGGAGCACCGAAGGACTGTTATAGCCATCCAGCCTACCCTGGTTTCCCGGTCAACAGCGGGAATGGAAACGGAGGCTCGGCACCCTCGCAGGCAAAGAAGAAAGTCCCCAAATTCCCTCCACCAAGTTCCGGCCACCCTCTACAAGGTCACGGTGGTTACAGTAACCACATGGGCCCCGGGACTTACTCAGCCCAGTACATGAGCGGGGGCCACCTCCAGCACAAATGGGAAGACCCGGCTCAGTTGACGTCGTATGAGCACGAGATGGTCGGGCGACTTGAGGCTGGAGGTCCACCCGCCCCTAACTCCTCACAGTACATGGACCAGAACATGCTGGGCCACTCTCAGACCCAGTGCCCCCAGGCATCTTATCCCAGCCCCCATCAGCAGTCACACCAAAGTAACCCTTCACCGTTGATGTACCCACAAAGTCACCTGCACTATCCCCAACCTTCCCCCTCTCCTTCACCGTACATAGAAAAGTGCAGCCCCATGCCGCCATGTTATAAAAGTTACAGCGTGCCGCCGAGCTCGCAGTACGGCAGACAAATGAGCGGCCTCGGTAACCTGAAGCAAGGAGCCTACCGGGCATCTCAGAACAGCTACAGCTACCAACACTCCAGAGGTTATGAGCCACAGCCCCCTCTGCAAGCCATGAGCAACCCACAGGAAGCCCACCCCAACCCCAAATACCAGCACTTCAGCCAACCGCAAGCAAACTACTGTCTCTCAGAACTGTCTGTCAGGTCACCCGAGCAGTATTATCAAACTTGCAGTCCCTCTTCGAGCCACTCACCCGCACGCTCGCTGGGACGCTCACCTTCATACAGCTCCACCCCGTCGCCGCTGATGACCAATCCCGAATCATTCCAGTACGGCCAACCGCCCATCACCCCGGGGGCAGCCTTGTCCTCGTCGTCTTCCTCGACGGGCCACCAAGAGCATGGCGCATCCAACACCATGCTGTTGCCCCCACGCTCGCACCCGTCCCCCAGCGTGCCCCACGCGGCAGCCCACAGCTTCACCAACGCGCTTCCAGGACCGAGCGTGAAAGAGCGCTTCTCCGAGAAACTGCTGTCCAACCCCAGCTTGTGGAGCCTGAATGCCCTCACCTCTCAGGTTGAGAACATATCCAACAACGTCCAACAGTTGCTGCTTTCTGAGACTCTGGTGGCCAACAAGAAAGCCTCGAAACGGAACAGTGGTGGAAGCAGCAGTAGTTCTGGCAGCGCGGCATCCTTGAAAAAGGGTGAGGGCTACAAAAGTCCATATTCAGAAAGTGCCGGTAGTTTAAGCGGCGGCCCGGCGCAAGACCTTTACTCGAACGTGCAGCATCCTCGGATGCCAATGGAACTGCACGAGGGGGGCTACTCCAGCAGTAGTGATGAGCAACTGGAGAGGAGCTTCTACTACAGAAACCAGGGCAGGAGTCCAGCTCAGCCTGCCAACAACTCCCACATCAACGTGGACACAATGTCGTCCTGTTCCATGACATCTCCAGATGACGTGTCCACCAGGTCTGGAGACTCTGGATTGCACAACTTCACTCCCGACCCAATTCGATGTCAGTCAATGCAGGAAGATGGCGCTCCTGTGAAGAGCGTCGCTGAGGGGAGCATTACGGTTCCCAGTCCCGTTAAACCCGACACCGACTCATCTTCCGACATACAGCGGATCAGTCAGCCCGTTAAAGAAAACTTTGAGGAATCGGCGTGGACAGAGAAATCAACTGAGCAAGAAGTGGAGACTCGGCCCAAAACACCTGACTATGAAATAGATGCCTGTGTCGCCAAACTGACAGAGAAGGGAGAGAAATGGTCAGATGAGAGCAAATGTTCATTTCTGTACAATcaagtcaacaaaaacaaagactttTGCTATGCCGAGACGCCGTATGAAGCGGTTCGGAGGAAATATGAGCCAGATTCACTCGAACAGTCCCCAGCCGCCTGCTCTGACTTGAGCCACCATTTCGGCCAAGAGATAAAAGAAGCATACAAATCCGAGTCATCAATTGCTTCCGAAAGCTCTCTGAAAATGTTGCCTTTCCATCCTGCAAGTGACCTTGAACAGGATCAATATTCCACAGAGAAGGAGGACAGTTCAGACAACACCCCTCAAAGTGAGGCCTTGGAGCAAGACAACTCCAGAAAGACAGAGAGCAAACAGTCGCTTGAGAAAGACCAACAGGAGGAGGAAAACCGTAGACCCGAAGCAGACTTTGATGAACCAACGCAACGTGCTCTTTCCCCACCCCCGTCTGATGAGGTGAGAAACGAACCAGTGGAGGAGGAGAACGGCGGCCAGTCAGTGAATTCTGACATCATGAAGAACAGACACGGCGCTGAGAAGCCTTCTGCCGACCTTTGCGCCAGGACAGAGAAAAGACCAGAGTTCCACGGCGACCATGAGCTCGCGGGAGTGCCCGCGCATCCAAATGTGGTCACAGCCCCGGATGCTTCGTCCAGAGAATCGGCCATCGGCGACACGGCACCGCAGCCACAGTCTGCTATGCCCGTCTTCTCGGCCCTCAACGACAAGACAACAGCAACTCCAGCCCAGTCCAGGGATCACATGGATCACAGCGACGCTAAAGTGCTGGAGCCCGACTCTCCTCAGTTGCCTGGCAAGTCGATTCTTCCATCAGCCCCCTCCTGGGCGGACACACCGCCCTCCCCAAAGAAAGGCGATGAGGACATGGAGCCGGGCCTCAGCTGCTCCAGCGCCGTGACCCCTTTGGCCAAGCCAGAGCCCGTGGCCCCGTCTGCTCAGCCCAGAGCGTTTGGGCGCAAGCATACAAGGGGGAGAAGGAAAACCATGCTTTCAGGGGTGGCCATCAGGCGACAGCTAAGCATGGAACGGGACCAAGAGAAGGAGCGAGACGGGGAGCCCCTGGCTTCTGAAAACGCCTGCAGGCCTTCAGCCAAAATGATGCTGTTCCCAGACCAAACTGAGCTTGCGCACCAGGAATCAATTGTGAGCCAGACAAGCACGATGTTAGCCGAAGGACTGAGATCAAGAATGTGCACCCGCTCTTTCAATGCAGCAGACTTCTCACCCAAAGGCGAGGATCATTTGAAGAGGAAACCAGGCCCAAAACCTGGATCCAAACCAGCACTGAAAAATGGATCCAAGCCAGGGCCAAAACCGGCAGCCAAACCAGGCCCTAAGCTCGCCCTAAAACCTGGCCCAAAAGCAGGACTCAAATCAGGACTAAAGGATGTGCCAAGTACACCAGATCCGGCGGAAAAAATAGAGTCTCCGGGGAAACGAAAAGCAGGCTTAAAACCTGGGCCCAAACCTATTTCAAAGCCTGGATTCGAATCTGAAGAGGCTTTGCCGGCCGTCAAGGCCCCCGTCGGTCGCCCCAAAGGCTCAGTTTCCAGAGCCAAGCAGACGCGACAGGAAGAAATCATTTTGACAGAGCCACAAGGCAGGGGCAGGAAAAATATCAAGGCCACGCTATCACAAATAAACCAGGATATAAAAGTCATCAACCGTGACCAAAAGTCGCCGGATGACATAAAAGCACAAGAAAATGACTCTAAAAATATGACTTTAAGGTCAAGAAAGCCCCCACAGGCCAAAGAAAAGGAGAAAAACCTACACGAGGACGTTGTAACAACCCAAAGTGGCACAATTGAATGTTCTGAGAAAGTGGAAGTGCAGCCAAATCCACATATGGTGAAAAAGACGACAACAAAAGCTCCTGCATTGCTTCCAGCTGAAAATAGTGAAGAATTGCTTCCACTCACATATCAGTCAGCCATGGATCCCTCTTTGGTGCCACTCAAGAAAAAGAGGGGTCCCAAGCCTAAAGCCAAAGCACTCCAACTGCCTGAGCAGGTTGTCTCCGCACCTCAAGAGGGTCCCAGAAGAAAGAGAGGGCCAACCACCACAGAGCCCGCGCTCCCGTACCCAACCAAACATATTCCCGAAAGCGATCAAGGGGACGTACCACCGCTGCCTGCGCAGTGCCCCGCTCGAACAAAAGTTCTTCCTCCACGTAAGGGCAGAGGGCTGAAATACGAGGCCATGGTGCAGAAGATCACCTCGCCAAGCTCCAAGAAGTATCTCCAAACTCCTCAGACGGACGTCAATCTCAACGGCGAAGCAACGACCAAGGACTTTGCTCCCCATGCTGTCGTCCTGACGGCTATTCCTGTCAACGGCACTGAAATGATGGAAAGTGAAGTGAAAAATAGACAGGCGGTTGCCAAACACCTCGACGGCATTGCCAGAAAGGAGGTCAAACGAGAAAGTGACACGCAGGAGATAAGTCGAGAAACACAAGAGTGGAGACAAGAAGAGGATGCCAATGACCAAGGGCCAATGTGCAACGTCCAAAGGGCGATGGGGGCTCAGGTAGACCTCGGTCCTCGAGGAGATTGGACCCAACAGGCAAAAGCACTTGATTTACCCCCACCCAAGTCCTCCAAGCGGAAGCAATGGGCCATGGTGGAGAGCACAGATGCCTCCGTCGTAGCTTTGGAAGCAAGTGAGCTCATTGTGACAGTCCCGAGAGCTGCCAAGCAGAGGGCCATTAAAAATAACCACGAGATGCACCTGAAGCAGAAGAGGAAACGAAAAGCTCAGCCTGAAGAAACCCAAACAGCAAAGGAGATCAAAGTGGAACCCACGGAGCAACAAGATGCGATAGCAGAGGAGACCACCATGCCTTTAGAGGAGCCCCGACTGCCAATCGCTCCCGATGATATCAAAGAATGCCCCGAGGTGAACGGCGCAGAAGTCCTCCAGAAATCCAAAAGGGGAAGAAAACCATTCGCCCACGCAGCTAAGCGCAAACGGGGGATGGAGGAGACGtccgacaagccgctcaaagtgtaCAAAAAGCCCGGGCCAAAACCCGGAATGAAGGACGCCTTGGAGGTCATCGAGGCCGTCGTGAGGGCTGCCGGCTGCGAAGCGGAAAAGCTCCAGACGCAAACAGACAAGCGTGACGAGGAGCACAAAGACGGCGTTGTGGGTCCCGTGCTGACCATCTCAGACAAGCAGGCTGAGAGCATTTCTGTCAGGAGAGTCCGAACCAGGCCCATCCAGCAtcagcagccgcagcagcagcagcagcagcagcagcagcagcagcagcagcagcagcagtcttTCTGTCCCTACGTGCGCATGAACAACTCCAGAGACTTTCCATCTTGGTGTGCCATCGTCAACAAGCCAGAGGATGTGCACGTTTTCCAGAGACGAAGAAAGAAGGGAATTCTCCGGATGAAGAATCCTTTCACGGTGGCAAAAGTAGTGCCGCATACTGCCGCCATGCTCCAAGGGCCGGCATTCAATCCGGATCTAACCGGTAGACGTCTCACCTGCTGCCTGTGCGCAAAACCTTCAAACTATCGCGATCTGGGCGATCTGTGCGGACCGTACTACGCCGAAGACGGACTTCCTCGGAAACTCTTGACCGCCGAGCCCGCCGTCTCCCTCGGGCGAAGGTCAGGGAAAGCCGACCTGGATGAAGGTAGTGAAGAACCGCGCGCATCGTCAAAGGCCGTCGAGGAAGTCAAGGAAGGAGATAACGCGCGGGAGAGCCGAAGCGCCAGACGTCGCCGCCGGCCGTACGGACGAGCAGACGGAAAAGACAGAACGGGCCTTCCTCCAAGAATAAGCCTTCGCGAAAGGTTAAAGAGGATGAGCCGGCTCCAGGACGGACCTTGCGCGAACCAAGAGGGTTGGCTCCGAAGGCTGCAAGATGAAGCCGAGGCCAGTGAGCACTGGGCTCATGAAAATTGCGCCATCTGGACCAAAGGCGTGATTGTGCTGGCCGGCCGACTGTACGGACTGAAGGAAGCCGCCGCCAATTCGGCCCAAACG AGCTGCCACAAGTGCCAGACTGCAGGGGCGTCCCTCACTTGCTGCTGGAGAAGCTGCTCTCGGAAGTACCACTACGCCTGCGCCAAAGAGACAG GCTGCACATTCCACGAAGATGACTTCTCCATCAAATGCCCCAAACATGAG GATTTGTAA